From one Candidatus Chromulinivorax destructor genomic stretch:
- a CDS encoding alpha/beta fold hydrolase, producing MRLKLLCIAKIIVIAMHWQLLICAEQYDPNITMVDIGSSRLHYRPIGEKFKGKGPTVIFEHGLHCESSYWNIIQKKLIEHEIYSCSYDRAGLGFSSRSLAPRTAANIVKDLHLLLKTANIPGPYILVGHSFGGLCTQLYCATYPEQVVGMVLIESVHEDMLIDMPKKMIESWEWQRYKLSLVRYIPVQILAKIGQETERNKLKNEISYPIDFIDERLHNIFRQSYFLTLYNEIENVYESLNQVKNSCRFFGNIPLIVIIADNFEDVSAYGCGNLHDFDKATQNLFIDTCKKHKEQQLSRSSCSFKELWTPSGCSHRVPLENPDVIVSSVKYVWDYALLMSAASNN from the coding sequence ATGAGATTAAAATTGTTGTGTATAGCGAAAATAATAGTTATAGCAATGCATTGGCAATTACTTATTTGTGCAGAACAGTATGATCCAAATATTACCATGGTAGATATTGGTTCATCAAGATTGCATTATAGGCCTATTGGGGAAAAATTTAAAGGAAAAGGACCTACTGTTATTTTTGAACATGGTCTTCACTGCGAGAGTTCATATTGGAATATTATTCAAAAAAAATTAATTGAGCATGAAATATATAGCTGTAGCTATGACAGAGCTGGGTTAGGTTTTAGTTCAAGAAGCTTAGCGCCAAGGACTGCTGCAAACATTGTCAAAGATTTGCATTTATTATTAAAAACAGCTAACATTCCAGGTCCATATATTCTTGTAGGTCATTCTTTTGGAGGGCTTTGTACGCAGTTATATTGCGCAACGTATCCAGAGCAAGTTGTGGGCATGGTTTTAATTGAATCTGTTCATGAAGACATGTTAATCGATATGCCAAAAAAAATGATAGAATCATGGGAATGGCAAAGGTATAAATTATCCTTAGTACGTTATATTCCCGTTCAGATACTAGCAAAGATTGGACAAGAAACAGAAAGAAATAAATTAAAAAATGAAATAAGTTATCCAATAGATTTTATTGATGAGCGACTTCATAATATTTTTAGGCAATCATATTTTTTAACATTATATAATGAGATTGAAAATGTATATGAAAGTTTAAATCAAGTAAAAAATAGCTGTCGTTTCTTTGGAAATATTCCTCTTATAGTAATTATTGCGGACAATTTTGAAGATGTCAGTGCATATGGATGTGGCAACTTGCATGACTTTGATAAAGCAACGCAAAATTTATTTATTGATACTTGTAAAAAACATAAAGAACAGCAGTTGAGCCGATCATCTTGTTCTTTTAAAGAATTATGGACCCCATCTGGCTGTTCTCATCGTGTGCCATTAGAAAATCCTGATGTTATCGTATCGAGCGTTAAATATGTTTGGGATTATGCATTATTAATGAGTGCCGCATCAAATAATTAA
- the atpA gene encoding F0F1 ATP synthase subunit alpha, producing the protein MKSKDINLISLFEKTLQQGPQHNLEEIGIVVQVGDGICTIFGLTNAVYGELIKFEGGNEGIVLNLNEDFVIVFLFKTSIAVVEQEVATRAGHVVSIPAGNQMLGRVVNALGEPIDALGDITPDAYMPVEAQIPSIIDRTPITESMPTGIMVIDALFPIGKGQRELIIGNRSTGKTAVAIDAILNQKGKDVICVYVSIGQRQGNIARLVRLLEEQGALEYTVVVNADSSEAVLNQYLVPYSGTAIGEYFMQQGKDVLIIYDDLSNHAIAYREMSLLMRRAPGREAYPGDVFYLHSRLLERSGRLLSGGSMTALPIIQIQSDDITAYIPTNLISITDGQIFLDTQLFNSGIRPAVNVELSVSRVGGAAQTKAVKKMTSQLRLELAQYHELLSFAQFGTELDEVSQMYLKQGALAVEILKQGQFVHYSFIDESLILFLLKEGFLKRIALKDVQLFIRQFVSYVESVYETIYTQIRTTKDISAENIAMLKDVAKEFSSIFISDDKFSI; encoded by the coding sequence ATGAAATCTAAAGATATAAATTTAATTTCTTTGTTTGAAAAAACTCTTCAACAAGGGCCTCAACACAATCTTGAAGAAATTGGTATTGTTGTGCAAGTTGGTGATGGTATTTGTACTATTTTTGGCTTAACAAATGCTGTGTACGGAGAACTCATAAAATTTGAAGGCGGCAACGAAGGTATTGTTTTAAATTTAAATGAAGATTTTGTTATCGTCTTTTTATTTAAAACAAGTATTGCTGTTGTTGAGCAAGAAGTTGCAACTCGTGCAGGACATGTTGTAAGTATTCCTGCAGGAAATCAAATGCTTGGACGTGTTGTTAACGCATTAGGAGAGCCAATTGATGCTCTTGGCGATATTACACCAGATGCATATATGCCCGTAGAAGCACAAATTCCATCAATTATTGATCGAACTCCTATTACAGAATCGATGCCAACTGGAATTATGGTTATTGATGCATTGTTTCCTATAGGAAAAGGGCAACGAGAACTTATTATTGGTAATAGAAGTACTGGTAAAACAGCCGTTGCAATTGATGCTATTTTAAATCAAAAAGGTAAAGATGTTATTTGTGTATATGTTTCTATTGGCCAACGTCAAGGAAACATTGCTCGTTTAGTACGTTTACTTGAAGAACAAGGTGCGCTTGAATATACCGTTGTTGTTAACGCAGATTCAAGTGAAGCGGTATTAAATCAATATCTTGTTCCTTATTCAGGAACAGCTATTGGTGAATATTTTATGCAACAAGGTAAAGATGTTTTAATTATTTATGATGATTTAAGTAATCATGCTATTGCATATCGTGAAATGTCATTGTTAATGCGTCGAGCTCCAGGTCGTGAAGCGTATCCTGGTGACGTATTCTATTTACATTCTCGTTTGTTAGAACGATCTGGTAGATTGTTAAGTGGTGGTTCTATGACTGCATTGCCAATCATTCAGATTCAAAGTGATGATATCACTGCTTACATTCCAACAAACTTAATTTCGATTACTGATGGGCAAATTTTCTTAGACACACAACTTTTTAACAGTGGAATTCGTCCTGCGGTTAACGTAGAATTATCAGTTTCTCGTGTTGGTGGAGCAGCGCAAACAAAAGCTGTTAAAAAAATGACGAGTCAATTACGTTTAGAACTTGCGCAGTATCATGAACTCTTGAGTTTTGCTCAGTTTGGAACTGAGTTAGATGAAGTTTCTCAGATGTATTTAAAGCAGGGTGCTTTAGCGGTTGAAATTTTAAAGCAAGGTCAATTTGTTCATTATTCATTTATTGATGAATCATTAATCTTGTTTTTATTAAAAGAAGGCTTTTTGAAAAGAATTGCATTAAAAGATGTTCAACTTTTCATTCGTCAATTTGTAAGTTATGTAGAATCTGTTTATGAAACTATTTATACACAGATAAGAACAACAAAAGATATTTCAGCAGAAAATATAGCGATGCTCAAAGATGTTGCAAAAGAGTTTAGTAGCATTTTTATTTCGGATGATAAATTTTCTATCTAG
- the atpH gene encoding ATP synthase F1 subunit delta produces MIGFSRSDIAKKYAQAYLNVCGKQHTYEEFCSMWRAAQFLSEHQSLLSYLSLSIIDEVDKKRFIDLFFEKFHLFPSLKELFYLLLKNKHINLAADTLRDIYALYKMQHNIVDLKVISADDLSENQIEEIKYFFTQLSGQHVHVRHHVNPALIAGIRLQTENYLWEYSIAQQLRKLKQELIA; encoded by the coding sequence ATGATTGGTTTTTCTCGGTCAGATATTGCTAAAAAATATGCTCAGGCCTATTTAAATGTTTGTGGCAAACAACATACCTACGAAGAATTTTGTAGTATGTGGAGAGCTGCTCAATTTTTATCAGAGCATCAAAGTCTCCTTTCTTATTTATCATTATCAATTATTGATGAAGTTGATAAAAAAAGATTTATTGATCTTTTTTTTGAAAAATTTCATCTATTTCCTTCATTAAAAGAGCTTTTTTATCTTCTGTTAAAAAATAAACATATTAATTTAGCAGCAGACACATTACGTGATATTTATGCATTGTATAAAATGCAACATAACATAGTTGATTTGAAAGTTATTTCAGCAGATGATTTATCAGAAAACCAAATTGAAGAAATTAAATATTTTTTCACGCAGCTTTCTGGTCAGCATGTGCATGTTCGGCATCATGTTAATCCAGCACTTATTGCGGGAATTAGGCTTCAAACAGAAAATTATTTATGGGAATATTCGATTGCGCAACAGTTACGAAAACTTAAACAAGAATTAATTGCTTGA
- a CDS encoding ATP synthase F0 subunit C — protein MDANYNTYAQAAAFLGAAIVMGVGSFGPALGQGMIGKAACDAVGKNPESYTKVRMMLIIAMSMVETSAIYALIIAILLWSAGTSFGA, from the coding sequence ATGGACGCTAATTATAATACTTATGCTCAAGCAGCAGCATTCCTTGGAGCAGCCATTGTAATGGGTGTGGGCAGTTTTGGACCAGCACTTGGTCAAGGCATGATTGGAAAAGCTGCATGTGATGCAGTAGGAAAAAATCCAGAAAGCTATACAAAAGTTCGTATGATGCTTATTATTGCGATGTCGATGGTTGAAACATCAGCTATTTACGCATTAATTATTGCAATTCTTTTATGGAGTGCTGGTACTTCATTTGGAGCATAA
- a CDS encoding deoxynucleoside kinase, with the protein MVRESKAIIVEGNIGAGKSTFLRLINDLLDVQVVYEPHEQWQNVGGENLLDSFYKDSNRWAYTFQSYAFITRIMAQEQADKTTTTPLQILERSVYSDRYCFAKNAFEMGTMTSLEWKLYKDWWAWFVTHYTKKPSGFIYLQTPPEVCYKRLLKRARSEESAVPLNYLSSLHDKHENWLIHKQGVDDYIANVPVLILDCTQDFEDNPELCKKYAQQIVDFFAFDCNLDLPIHKDLSLTL; encoded by the coding sequence ATGGTAAGAGAATCAAAAGCAATTATCGTCGAAGGCAATATTGGAGCAGGTAAATCAACGTTTTTACGTTTGATTAATGATTTACTAGATGTTCAAGTTGTCTATGAGCCACATGAGCAATGGCAAAATGTTGGCGGTGAAAATTTATTAGATTCTTTTTATAAAGATAGTAATCGCTGGGCTTATACATTTCAATCATATGCATTTATCACGCGCATTATGGCGCAAGAGCAAGCTGATAAAACAACAACAACGCCATTACAAATTTTAGAACGATCTGTTTATTCAGATCGATACTGTTTTGCAAAGAATGCATTTGAGATGGGAACTATGACTTCACTTGAATGGAAGTTATATAAAGATTGGTGGGCATGGTTTGTAACGCATTATACAAAAAAACCTTCAGGTTTCATCTATTTACAAACGCCACCAGAAGTTTGTTATAAACGACTTTTAAAACGAGCTCGATCAGAAGAGTCTGCAGTACCCTTAAATTATTTAAGTTCACTGCACGATAAACATGAAAATTGGCTTATTCATAAGCAAGGCGTTGATGATTATATTGCAAACGTGCCAGTATTAATTCTGGATTGTACGCAAGATTTTGAAGATAATCCTGAGCTTTGTAAAAAATATGCACAACAGATTGTTGATTTCTTTGCTTTTGACTGTAATCTTGATCTACCAATACATAAAGATTTATCATTGACTTTGTAA